One genomic segment of Pseudorca crassidens isolate mPseCra1 chromosome X, mPseCra1.hap1, whole genome shotgun sequence includes these proteins:
- the LOC137216572 gene encoding LOW QUALITY PROTEIN: olfactory receptor 13H1-like (The sequence of the model RefSeq protein was modified relative to this genomic sequence to represent the inferred CDS: inserted 3 bases in 2 codons; deleted 1 base in 1 codon): MAMDNATAVFEFLLIGISNYPEWRVTFFTLVLITYLRTLLGNGLIIFLIHVDPHLHTPMYFFLSNLSFLDLCNGTVSMPQALVHCFSTHPYLSYPRCLTQINVSLVLATAECLLLAVMAYDCVVAISNPLRFSVVMNGSVCVWLAATSWGASLVLTAMLILSLQLHFCGANVINHFVCEILSLLKLACSDTSLNELMIFITSIFXLLLPFGLFLLSYVRIATAVLRIRSAQGRLKAFSTCGSHLTVVAIFYGAAISMYMKPQSKSSPDKDKFISVFYGALTPXLNPLIYSLRNKDVKGAMRKVMAKRA, from the exons ATGGCCATGGACAACGCTACAGCAGTATTTGAGTTTCTTCTTATTGGAATCTCTAACTATCCTGAATGGAGAGTCACATTTTTCACATTGGTACTGATAACTTACCTCAGAACATTATTGGGGAATGGACTGATCATCTTTCTTATCCACGTTGACCCCCACCTCCACACTCCAATGTACTTCTTCCTTAGTAATCTGTCTTTCTTAGACCTTTGCAATGGAACAGTCTCCATGCCCCAGGCCTTGGTGCATTGTTTCTCTACCCATCCCTACCTCTCTTACCCACGA TGTTTGACCCAAATAAATGTCTCCTTGGTCTTGGCCACAGCAGAGTGCCTCCTGTTGGCTGTCATGGCCTATGATTGTGTGGTTGCTATCAGCAATCCCCTGCGCTTTTCTGTGGTCATGAATGGCTCAGTTTGTGTTTGGCTGGCTGCTACCTCATGGGGGGCATCACTTGTGCTCACTGCCATGCTCATCTTATCCCTGCAACTTCATTTCTGTGGGGCTAATGTCATCAACCATTTTGTCTGTGAAATTCTCTCCCTTCTTAAGCTGGCTTGTTCTGATACCAGCCTCAATGAGCTTATGATCTTCATCACAAGTATTTT CCTGCTCCTACCCTTTGGGCTTTTTCTCCTCTCCTATGTCCGAATTGCCACTGCTGTTCTAAGGATTCGCTCAGCCCAGGGTAGGCTCAAGGCCTTTTCTACCTGTGGTTCTCATTTGACTGTGGTGGCAATCTTCTATGGGGCAGCCATTTCCATGTATATGAAACCGCAGTCCAAGTCATCCCCTGACAAGGACAAGTTTATCTCAGTGTTTTATGGGGCTTTGACAC TGCTGAACCCCCTAATATATAGCCTGAGGAATAAGGATGTTAAAGGGGCAATGAGGAAAGTTATGGCAAAAAGGGCATAA